A region from the Mustela erminea isolate mMusErm1 chromosome 2, mMusErm1.Pri, whole genome shotgun sequence genome encodes:
- the CPLX1 gene encoding complexin-1 produces the protein MEFVMKQALGGATKDMGKMLGGDEEKDPDAAKKEEERQEALRQEEEERKAKYAKMEAEREAMRQGIRDKYGIKKKEEREAEAQAAMEANSEGSLTRPKKAIPPGCGDEPEEEDESILDTVIKYLPGPLQDMFKK, from the exons ATGGAGTTCGTGATGAAACAGGCCCTGGGAG GGGCCACAAAGGACATGGGGAAGATGCTTGGAGGCGATGAGGAGAAGGACCCAGATGCAgccaagaaggaggaggagcgcCAGGAGGCCCTGcgtcaggaggaggaggagcgcaAGGCCAAGTATGCCAAGATGGAGGCCGAGCGTGAGGCCATGCGCCAGGGCATCCGAGACAAG taCGGTATCAAGAAGAAGGAGGAGCGCGAGGCGGAGGCCCAGGCCGCCATGGAGGCCAATTCGGAGGGCAGCCTGACAAGGCCCAAGAAGGCCATCCCCCCGGGCTGTGGGGACGAGCCAGAGGAGGAGGACGAGAGCATCCTGGACACGGTCATCAAGTACCTGCCCGGGCCACTGCAGGACATGTTCAAGAAGTAG